From the genome of Thermoflexus hugenholtzii, one region includes:
- the sdhA gene encoding succinate dehydrogenase flavoprotein subunit has protein sequence MKVHRHQFDAVVVGAGGAGLMAALYASKQVKTAVLSKLYPTRSHTGTAQGGIAAPLGNMEEDRPEWYAYDTVKGGDWLVDQDAAEILAYESIEAIIELEHMGLPFDRTPDGKIAQRRFGGHTRNFGEAPVMRACHSADRTGHMILQTLYQQCIKHNVNFFDEFFVTDLILEDGVVRGVVAIEIATGDIHVFHSKAVLFATGGAGRIFKVTSNAHSLTGDGMAIVWRRGLPLEDMEFFQFHPTGIYKLGILLSEAARGEGAVLINDKGERFMERYAPTLKDLASRDVISRAIYMEIREGRGIGGKDYVYLDMRPETINRFKSAPGGREVTPEYLEQKLPDIIEFVRVYLGIDPMREPVPIQPTAHYAMGGIPTDVDGRVIRDERNTPVPGLYAAGEVACVSVHGANRLGTNSLVDLVVFGRRAGRHMAEYCKQADFAPLPPEPEAFTVEMVERIRNGTGEERVPIIRNELQETMQTYVSVFREASGLETAIEKIRELQERYRHIRIDDKGERFNTDLLEAIELGFLLDVAEATAFSALNRTESRGAHYREDYPKRDDENWLKHTLIWRQDGRVTFAYKPVIITKWPPKERKY, from the coding sequence ATGAAGGTCCATCGGCATCAATTCGACGCGGTGGTGGTGGGCGCGGGAGGGGCCGGCCTGATGGCCGCCCTCTACGCCTCCAAGCAGGTTAAGACCGCGGTCCTCAGCAAGCTCTACCCCACCCGTTCCCACACCGGGACGGCCCAGGGGGGCATCGCCGCGCCCCTGGGGAACATGGAGGAGGACCGGCCGGAGTGGTATGCCTACGACACGGTGAAGGGCGGGGACTGGCTGGTGGACCAGGACGCGGCGGAGATCCTGGCCTATGAGTCCATCGAGGCCATCATCGAGCTGGAGCACATGGGCCTGCCCTTCGACCGGACGCCCGACGGCAAGATCGCCCAGCGCCGGTTCGGCGGGCACACGCGCAACTTCGGCGAGGCACCGGTCATGCGGGCCTGCCACTCCGCTGACCGCACCGGCCACATGATCCTCCAGACCCTCTATCAGCAGTGTATCAAGCACAACGTCAACTTCTTCGACGAGTTCTTCGTCACCGACCTGATCCTGGAGGACGGGGTGGTTCGCGGGGTGGTGGCCATCGAGATCGCCACCGGGGACATCCACGTCTTCCACAGCAAGGCGGTGCTCTTCGCCACGGGGGGCGCCGGGCGGATCTTCAAGGTGACCTCCAACGCCCACTCCCTCACCGGCGACGGGATGGCCATCGTGTGGCGCCGCGGGCTCCCCCTGGAGGACATGGAGTTCTTCCAGTTCCACCCGACCGGCATCTACAAGCTGGGGATCCTGCTGAGCGAGGCCGCCCGGGGCGAGGGGGCGGTGCTGATCAACGATAAAGGCGAGCGCTTCATGGAGCGCTACGCCCCCACCCTGAAGGACCTGGCCAGCCGCGACGTGATCTCCCGGGCCATCTATATGGAGATCCGGGAGGGCCGCGGCATCGGCGGAAAGGATTACGTCTATCTGGACATGCGGCCGGAGACCATCAACCGCTTCAAGAGCGCGCCGGGCGGCCGGGAGGTCACGCCGGAATACCTGGAGCAGAAGCTCCCGGACATCATCGAGTTCGTCCGCGTCTACCTGGGCATCGACCCCATGCGGGAGCCGGTCCCCATCCAGCCTACCGCCCACTACGCCATGGGCGGCATCCCCACCGACGTGGACGGCCGGGTGATCCGCGATGAGCGCAACACCCCGGTCCCGGGCCTCTACGCCGCCGGGGAGGTCGCCTGCGTCTCCGTGCACGGGGCCAACCGCCTGGGGACGAACTCCCTGGTCGACCTGGTGGTCTTCGGCCGGCGGGCGGGCCGCCACATGGCGGAATACTGCAAGCAGGCGGACTTCGCCCCGCTCCCGCCGGAGCCGGAGGCCTTCACGGTGGAGATGGTGGAGCGCATCCGCAACGGGACGGGCGAGGAGCGCGTGCCCATCATCCGGAACGAGCTCCAGGAGACCATGCAGACCTATGTGAGCGTGTTCCGGGAGGCCAGCGGCCTGGAGACCGCCATCGAGAAGATCCGGGAGCTGCAGGAACGCTACCGCCACATCCGTATCGACGATAAGGGCGAGCGCTTCAACACCGACCTCCTGGAGGCCATCGAGCTGGGCTTCCTGCTGGATGTGGCGGAGGCCACCGCCTTCAGCGCCCTGAACCGCACCGAAAGCCGGGGCGCCCACTACCGGGAGGACTACCCGAAGCGGGACGACGAGAACTGGCTGAAGCACACCCTGATCTGGCGCCAGGATGGCCGGGTGACCTTCGCCTACAAGCCGGTGATCATCACCAAGTGGCCGCCGAAGGAGCGGAAGTATTGA
- a CDS encoding HEPN domain-containing protein: MPSRHQDWLAQGLRDLQAARSMLEGGFYEWAAFQAHQAAEKGLKALLRFHHREYRGHRLVAMLEEPSQKPPIPEELFEAARELDLHDMGSRYPNHFAEGYPAQYDDRKIAQRYVEHAGRIMGFVQQNLGEQPPGP, from the coding sequence ATGCCCTCCCGTCACCAGGACTGGCTGGCCCAGGGGTTGCGGGATCTGCAGGCTGCCCGCTCGATGCTGGAGGGAGGTTTCTACGAGTGGGCAGCCTTCCAGGCCCATCAGGCGGCCGAGAAGGGTTTGAAGGCGCTGCTTCGTTTCCATCATCGGGAGTATCGAGGACACCGCCTGGTCGCCATGCTCGAGGAGCCCTCACAAAAGCCGCCGATCCCTGAAGAGCTGTTCGAGGCAGCCCGGGAGCTGGACTTGCATGATATGGGCTCGCGTTATCCGAACCACTTCGCTGAGGGCTATCCGGCTCAATACGATGATCGGAAAATCGCCCAGCGGTATGTGGAACATGCCGGGCGGATCATGGGGTTCGTGCAGCAAAACCTGGGAGAACAGCCCCCAGGCCCATGA
- a CDS encoding nucleotidyltransferase domain-containing protein produces the protein MPGGSWGSCSKTWENSPQAHDIRTFLDRLRELEPEAVFLFGSLARGDYLDTSDVDLLVLFSRPVPYGEVDRRARGNFHILVETWEKVWRQVREGEPFYLEIVLEGCLLEEREGRGRALIEVAQETARAMRFRRTPGGWAWSPSAQTQTASEETP, from the coding sequence ATGCCGGGCGGATCATGGGGTTCGTGCAGCAAAACCTGGGAGAACAGCCCCCAGGCCCATGACATCCGCACCTTTCTGGACCGCCTGAGGGAACTGGAGCCGGAGGCGGTTTTCCTGTTCGGTTCGCTGGCGCGGGGCGACTATCTGGATACCAGCGATGTGGACCTGCTGGTCCTGTTCTCCCGGCCGGTGCCCTATGGGGAAGTGGATCGACGGGCCCGTGGGAACTTCCACATCCTGGTGGAGACCTGGGAGAAGGTGTGGCGGCAGGTCCGGGAGGGCGAGCCGTTTTATCTGGAGATCGTGCTGGAGGGATGCCTGCTGGAGGAACGGGAGGGACGGGGCCGGGCCCTCATCGAGGTGGCGCAGGAAACCGCCCGCGCGATGAGGTTCCGGCGCACCCCGGGAGGATGGGCCTGGTCCCCCTCCGCTCAAACTCAGACCGCATCGG